The sequence atacAAACACCTTTCAATTtctaactttcaactttttcatctaatattacaacttttccaaacttctaacaaaacattaaaaaaaaaaaattcaaaattttcaaataaaaaaaataatattctaacaatattttaacttcataatatttttattcaattttttctctcattttctaaaatctaataaaacatctcaactcaaactatttcactgcTATTTacatattctcatttcatctcattctccaaatgAAAGGGTTTAGGGGTTAGGCACTTACACTTATTTGGGATATAAGGTTAATTGGAGTTTGTAATTTCAGTCTTCCCTTTAAGAATAGGCTCTATGTGTCTTCTTAGATAGGGAAAGTTGATACATGCATTAGGTGGTGAATGATTCCTAGCAAACCATAGAGAAAAATGTGGAGAAGAAGATTGATTCaccttaaaagaaaagagaaccaAGATATCAAACCACGTCATAAAACTCAATTATTAACTCATAAGATGCCTAGcaattgaaaaattgattgattGTACTCTTGGGTATCTAAACACTATGTTATTACGTGGTGAATGatgtttaatttcaatttttctaacATAAAAATGCaatgtaagttttatatataatttaggaATATAACCAAATTATATGCATCTCTATTATCACGATGTTCTACAAATAGTTGAAGTAAAACCTTTCCCATTAAGCAATGTTTGTTATAAATTGTAACATACCTTTCCTTTGATAATGTGTTGTATGGTGGCATTGAGGTCTCCTTCTACCATTGGTTGAAAATTTCTGGACTCCATATGCACTCCCTTTAGCTTAGGTGTTTTTGTACTTGCCGAGACAAACATTCTTAATTTTGGGCATCCAACTATTGTTATTTCATCCAGAGATGGCCACTCAAAAGCATGATTATCTTCGGTGTAAAAACACTCCAACTTTTGTAAATTCCTGAACTTGAGGGTCTTCACTAGGGGAAATGCAATCACATCTCTATTCTCTTCATCTCCTGATTCTTTTGCAAGGATTTCTTCCATTTCATTGCAACTATGTACTTCTATTTTCTCTACTTTCACAAGAAGTTTTGCTATGGATGGTGTGAATAAACATGTCAAACTATCACATCCCCATACAAGTAGCAATCTCAAGTAATTGAATCCCTTAATATCTCGTGGGCCTTTCTTCCATATATGCAACAGCTTCGGTAAAAATTTTAATGACAATACTGCCAAATTATTGAAGATATCGCTTTCTTCAACATCTAATCCTTCAAGTTCAAATATCACTTCCAATGAATCACATTGACCTATGGAAAGTTGTTGTagattttccaaacttccaatcAAGTTGTATGGGAACAGAGACAACATCTTTGTTTCACTCACATTTTGCTCCTCTTGCTTTGTCAATGTAATCTACCAAAACATCAGAAAGTGTGAAGAAGTacataatcttaaaaaaaaagagcactTTCAAGTAGGCTCGTAGGAGAATATTTTTACGCTCAACTTCAATTTGAGCCCCTAAATTACCACATAAccgattttttaatattttatagtctaATGGAAGTCTAAGATCTTCAAATGAATTGTCCAAAGTTCCTTCTGGAgcttaagtaaaaatattggtataaaataattaatgcaattGTATAACGAAGTGTttcaaagaaattataaataaaaagaataagaaataaaccTTACTCACATACCTCTTTGTTAATTAAGTCGTGTTTATTCCCTCCTAAAGAGGAGTTGCTATTTCCTTGGGCTGGACTATAATTCCTGCGACGTGGTACACAAGACTCTAGGCATCGGTTGAAAAGTCCTAAAGATTCTCTTGCCGAGGAGGAGGCAGCACTAGGCTCTTGGGCTCTTGGATTCAATTCCGCATCCACCTTTCTTAGCTTTCTTCCGCTTTGATCTTTTGAAccaaatgtttttaattttggacaTTCCAACAATTCGATCTGCTTTATGGATGGCCACTCAAGAGAATGGGCTTCGCTACTCAAACTCACCAGATTTTCTAGGTAACGCAAAGTGAATGAACATATTTTAGGAAATACAATGATGTCTGCTATCCTTTCTTCTCCAGTTTCGTGCTCcctttgaataatattttccatcaaGTTGCAATCCCATATTTTAACGTCTCGGAGTTGCACCAGTAGTTTTGCTATAGAAGCAGGGAGCAAATTTCTCAGACTATGACATTTCTCGATATTAATTGATATTAAGTTTTCAAAGCCTTGAAATCCTGGTGGGATATTCTTCCACACATGTGACATCCCAGATAAGTTCCGTAAATTTAGTTTAGAAAGTACTGCTAGGATGGGCTTGCGGTTCTCTTTGACCTTTAGTCCTTCTAGATCAAATACCACTTCTACTGATCCACAGTCATATACATGAAGGAATTCCAAATTGGGTACCCACAAAATGGTGCTGGAtgaaaatagtttatgagcGACGGGTTTTGATGCAGTGATGCCTCCTCTTTCAACCTGTTTAAATATTGTGAgtagttttcaaatatataatgtatttctTTAAGATAGGAAAGTAATAAGATGTTTATTCCCTACAAAACCATATTCCTGATGAATTATCTttcaagatttgatttgtaagatttaaattttcaaatttatttttcaaatcaaattatacaatgtaagcagtgtgtggtgtaaagactTCCGAATAGGAGTAGTCATTTCTAAATTACAAATTTCTCCAACAAGGTTTAAAACCATTGAACTCTTTGTTGGGCTTGGCAACATGTACAATAATTTTCAACTAATCCATATAGAAAGTGAATCAAATATGTATTGTTAACCAGGAGAACCTACCTCAATTTTATCTGCGGAATTACAGATGCCAATGAGCCTTGGTAAGTTATTTAATGATAGTGACTCCAGGAGATGGAAGGTATTAGGTGGAGAAGTATCCGATGTGGCTTCGGATAGATATTCTAAATCTTCACATCTACAAATCCATAGATCCTTCAAGCTGCATGGTAAAATTCCTTTTTGCTCTTTTTCAAACCAAACATGTTTCGAATTTTTTGCAATATCCAACCTCAAAACTACAGCTTTCTTCAACAGTGAACGAATTGTTCGGTATTCCCCAAGATCACTTGCATCCTCTACTTTCAGTTTCaaagtattttcaaataaatatttcccATTATCTATACCATTTATCCTAAATCTGAAATTGGAGTTACTGAAGTCTAATTCTTTTGGCAAGCACCAGATACTCGGTACACTAATTTCTAGAACCACTAGTTGACCGGAATAAGGAATTAGTTCAGCAAGACTTGCATTGTTATTTGTTACTTCTCCATTTCCTTCCATCGTAGTCCTACATCCCCAATTCTTGAATTCTCCCATGTACAATTCTTCCAATCCAGATAAACCGGATAATACACCAGCTGCAATTTGCTTTAGAGATCTACATCCCTTCATATCCAGTAACTTTAATCGACTAAGATTTCCTATTTCCAATGGCAACTCCTCGATCTCGGAATAACGAAAGCCAAGAATTTCAAGTTTTCCAAGGGTTCCAATTGCTGACACATCTCCTAAGCGGCAATTCTCCAGATTCAACATCTGAAGGTTCTGGAGGATCTGGATTGATGGTGGCAACGATGTCAAGGAGAAGCAACCTTCTTGCAAAGACAATATCTTTAGCTCCTTCATCCCGTTAAATAAATTTCCTGGGAACATTTCTGAATGGTATGTTTTTGAACAGTATAAACATGATAGTCGCAAAAGCAGAAGTTTGGGACACTTTAACCCATTAGAATACCCTTTCATTTCTCTAAGTAAAAGAGAAATTGTGGTGTAGCTGTCATATCTATCCTTTCGTGGCCATTCTTCAAGTCCTGTGTCCAACACTACCATAAAACCACTTTCATCTCTGGATGCAATTGATATGGCAACATCTCGTACAACATCATGCATTTTGACGCATTCGACCTTGTGGCTATCCAACAAGAGATTT comes from Juglans microcarpa x Juglans regia isolate MS1-56 chromosome 8S, Jm3101_v1.0, whole genome shotgun sequence and encodes:
- the LOC121244189 gene encoding probable disease resistance protein At4g27220, which gives rise to MGEQFGNIISYKTSIATLEDKIPKLLEKKEAVQQSIDGAQWNQEVVASEVKTWLANVGKRIDEVQKFIEEDVKANRMCLNGWCPDMKLRYSLGKKAQKNTQAIDDLLKEGEKYNRVYNIKAPLEVRSSSTDQRFKDFESRKSMIQNVLDALKDDKINMVALCGMGGIGKTEIAKEIERRVKSDNLFHKIAIAVVSQSPSLTKIQCELAEMLGPRLDAESLRGRANELYSRLTENKNVLVILDDVWEPLDIEAIGVYHAVKEKSCKILLTSRNEETCNWMRIQNIFPVGLLSEEEAWNLFIEMVGDCINTSDLISIAKQVAKECACLPLAIVTVGSALRNKSDKNEWKAALQQLKMSIPHNIYGLHPKVYSSIEFSYNYLESDEAKSCFLLCCLYPEDYDIPVEHLVRYGVAKMFFKGLDTVEQTRVNVNAIVQNLRRSNLLLDSHKVECVKMHDVVRDVAISIASRDESGFMVVLDTGLEEWPRKDRYDSYTTISLLLREMKGYSNGLKCPKLLLLRLSCLYCSKTYHSEMFPGNLFNGMKELKILSLQEGCFSLTSLPPSIQILQNLQMLNLENCRLGDVSAIGTLGKLEILGFRYSEIEELPLEIGNLSRLKLLDMKGCRSLKQIAAGVLSGLSGLEELYMGEFKNWGCRTTMEGNGEVTNNNASLAELIPYSGQLVVLEISVPSIWCLPKELDFSNSNFRFRINGIDNGKYLFENTLKLKVEDASDLGEYRTIRSLLKKAVVLRLDIAKNSKHVWFEKEQKGILPCSLKDLWICRCEDLEYLSEATSDTSPPNTFHLLESLSLNNLPRLIGICNSADKIEVERGGITASKPVAHKLFSSSTILWVPNLEFLHVYDCGSVEVVFDLEGLKVKENRKPILAVLSKLNLRNLSGMSHVWKNIPPGFQGFENLISINIEKCHSLRNLLPASIAKLLVQLRDVKIWDCNLMENIIQREHETGEERIADIIVFPKICSFTLRYLENLVSLSSEAHSLEWPSIKQIELLECPKLKTFGSKDQSGRKLRKVDAELNPRAQEPSAASSSARESLGLFNRCLESCVPRRRNYSPAQGNSNSSLGGNKHDLINKEITLTKQEEQNVSETKMLSLFPYNLIGSLENLQQLSIGQCDSLEVIFELEGLDVEESDIFNNLAVLSLKFLPKLLHIWKKGPRDIKGFNYLRLLLVWGCDSLTCLFTPSIAKLLVKVEKIEVHSCNEMEEILAKESGDEENRDVIAFPLVKTLKFRNLQKLECFYTEDNHAFEWPSLDEITIVGCPKLRMFVSASTKTPKLKGVHMESRNFQPMVEGDLNATIQHIIKGKEEGNGPTWQFTGFYGHPDSGKRSSSWQLLKMLKPINSIAWLCAGDFNEILHQSDKIGGASRPYKQIEDFRQAVECCGLNHIHSYGQMFTWSNNRNGSDFTKEKIDRALGDKE